A region of the Bacteroidales bacterium genome:
TATATATTCAACAATTTATACGCCCTTATATAAAATCAATGATAATTTAGTTTATAGAGGGGGCTAAAAATCATACTTTACCATTCACATCGTTTGATTTAAACAATGATAACCATAGAATTTTTTGTATGTAGATATAAAATCTTTTTATTATTAAAGAACTTTCAAGATATATTTTTTAGTTGAGTTTAAAAAACTACTATATCTTTGCTATTTTAAACAATGTTTCTTTATTATGGATATTCTTATTAAACAAGGAAGAATAATAGATCCCTTTTGCGACATTATAAGCGATTTATATATAAGCAGTGGAAAAATAATAGAAATAAAAAACAACATCACACCTCCAAATAAAAACATCCATATTATCCATGCACAAGACAGATACATTATTCCAGGGGGCATCGATGCACATGTACATATGCACTTATTAACACCAGCGGGATACTCAAGCAACGACTTTTATACCGGCAGCCTAGCTGCATTATATGGTGGAACCACAACATTCATCGATTTTGTTACACCAGCAAAAAATGAATCACTCATTGAAGCTCTAAAAAAACGACAAAACGAAGCAGCTAATGCCATTTGTAACTATACATTTCACATGAGTATTACTTCATGGAACAACCATACTGCCGATGAAATGCAAACTTGCGTAGAAAAATTTGGCATTCGCTCATTTAAAACCTACTTAGCTTACAAAGGGAATATTGGCATTGAATATTCCGAACTCGAAAAGATAATGAAAGTAGCTCATAAACTTAATGCTATAGTTACAGTACATGCCGAAGAAGGCGATGAAATCATAAAAAAACAAAACTATTTTATACAGCAAGGAAAAACAAGTCCAGAATATCATGCCTTATCTCGTCCGAATGAGGTCGAATCAACGGCAGTTGAAAAAGTTATAGCATTAGCTCAAAAAACGGCTTGCAAAACATATATCGTACATACTTCAACACATCGCTCTGTAGAGTTGATTCGTGATGCCCAAAAAAAAGGCATTCCCATTTATTCAGAAACCTGTCCTCAATACCTTATTTTAGATGATTCGGTTTATCAAAAGCCACTATACGAATCACTTAAATATATTATAAGTCCCCCTATTCGAGGTTTATCTGACCAACAAGGGTTATGGGAAGGAGTCGCAGATGAAACTATTGCTGTTATAGCTACCGACCACTGCCCATTCAACACATATGGGCAAAAAGATATTGGCAAAAACAATTTTACTATTATTCCCAATGGTGCAGGGGGTATCGAACATCGCTTGGCACTTATATACACATACGGAGTTCT
Encoded here:
- the hydA gene encoding dihydropyrimidinase, translated to MDILIKQGRIIDPFCDIISDLYISSGKIIEIKNNITPPNKNIHIIHAQDRYIIPGGIDAHVHMHLLTPAGYSSNDFYTGSLAALYGGTTTFIDFVTPAKNESLIEALKKRQNEAANAICNYTFHMSITSWNNHTADEMQTCVEKFGIRSFKTYLAYKGNIGIEYSELEKIMKVAHKLNAIVTVHAEEGDEIIKKQNYFIQQGKTSPEYHALSRPNEVESTAVEKVIALAQKTACKTYIVHTSTHRSVELIRDAQKKGIPIYSETCPQYLILDDSVYQKPLYESLKYIISPPIRGLSDQQGLWEGVADETIAVIATDHCPFNTYGQKDIGKNNFTIIPNGAGGIEHRLALIYTYGVLKNKINLQQWVSLCSTNPAKIFGLYPQKGIITEGADADIVIWNPTFEDIISANTHHQHCDSNIYEGLKTIGKAEYVILNGKIIHESIQNK